A stretch of DNA from Oreochromis aureus strain Israel breed Guangdong linkage group 10, ZZ_aureus, whole genome shotgun sequence:
tttTTAACTCAAACACAAAATGGTATTAATACTTTCTATTTACAGTATGTATTTACAACAATATTACAGTGCTTGTAGggcacaattaaaaaaaaaaaagactggaaTACTATCCCATGCCTATTTGTGAGGCAGCAGAGGATTagcatggaaaaaaaacaaaccaaaacagtcCTGTACAGTGTTGTTGCTCCTGTTAGCATGGAGCGGAGGCACAGTGTGCACTGACGGATTGTGGGCAGTCTTTGTCACTGTGCTCCGTCAGTTTGAGAATGACAACTTTCCTCTGGAGGTGCCTAGCTTCTGCTGGTGCGGGCTCTTCGGCTGCTGGTTGCACAGAGCTCTCTGCAACTAAGTCCTGGCAGTCCTGCGGCAGCAGCATAGTAATGATGTTCGAGTGTCCGCCCTGCACCGCCAGGTGTAAAGGGCTGAGGCCCTGCTCATCTGATAGGTTGGCACCGTCTGGACAGTGATGGAGCAGCTCTTTCAGGACTTCACAGTGTCCGCCCTCTGCCGCCATGTGGCAGGGGGTGCGTAGGGCGCTGTTAGCTTTGTAGGGGTCTGCCCCTTCTTCTATCAGCATCTTGACTGTGGGCAGGTGGCCCCGCTGGGAGGCTAGGTGGAGGGGAGTGAGTCCGTGGGCGCTCTGGGCGTTGATATCTGCCTGGTGCTTGATCAAGAGCCGAGAGGTGCTGGTGTGACCCGTTTCAGCCGCCACATGTAGCGGCGTCTTTGATCCAGCTGATGTCATGTGGACATCGGCTCCCAGCTCAATCAGGATCCGTGCCACTCGATACTGCCCCCTCTGAGAAGCCAGGTGCAGCGGCGTGCGCCCATCTGTCGTTTGACCATCTACGTCGGCGCCGGCTTGCTTTACCAGCAGTTTGACGATGCCCAGATGTCCTTGCCAGGCAGCATAGTGGAGCGCCGTCCAGTTGTCCTTGCCCTTGATCTGAACATCAGCACCACGACTCAGCAGCACCCTGAACACATTTTCCTGGCCATGCTGGCAGGCCACGTGAGCTGGCGTGCGTCCCTGTCCGTCGGTCTCGTTGATGGCCGCCGCCCGGTCGAGCAGCAGGCGCGTGATAGCCTCGTCGCCATTTTGGGCTGCCCAGTGCAAAGCTGTGTACTGGTCCTCATCTTTGGCATTCACGTTGGTGCTGCGGCGGCCGAGCAGAAGCTCTGCCAGTGACTTCAGGTGCTTCTCTGTGGCCAGGTGTAGGGGTGTGGAGCCGCGGGCGTTGGCGAGGTTAGGATTTGCGTTGTTCAGGAGGAGGAATTTGACAGCCTCATCGTTACCCAAGTTGATGGCATGGTGGAGCAGACTGTCTCCTCCGTCAAGGAGAAGGTCGACATCCTGAGGCTGGAGGATCTTCATCAGCTTGGCAGTGTCTTTGTTCCTGATGGCCTCACACAGTTTTCGTTTCTGGACCTCAGCAGAATCTGAGCAGTAAGGAGGAAAAGTGataaatcatgatacattttttcatgttatttaataaaattCATAGGTGAGGTCTTTAATGCACGCTTACCGTATGTGCCTTCTTTCTCAAAAGACAGCGTGATAGAGTCTTGGGACGAGAAGGCAGAATCTGCAGAGGAAATCCCAGACAGTCTCTTGCAGGTGCTCTCTTTGCTGTGGCAGCTGTCCTCTTTCACGCGATCAAAGCTCCTAGAGATCCCAGAATCCACCTGGCTCAGAAGCTCCGACAGGCTGTAATCCTTCTCGGGCAACATGGCTGACTTTGGACGCACTGGCTTGTTGTCGTTAACCTGTAGAGCAAAAAAGCCAGGTAGGGTAGTCTATTGGCATGCAGTTTGACACAATGCTACAGTATACAGTGTGTAACACATACGTCATAAAACTTTGTTGAAATGGGTCTGAAAGTTCACACAGCTGATTTATCTAAACACTACTGAGTAGGAGCCATCAGTTCCTGTGAACAGGATGTTTGTTTCCAGTCACgtacacaacagcacagagttTTAACAATGCCATCAGTCTACATTCCTCGTATGTGATGCAATGATTGGTCAGGATCAAACATACGAATTATGTCTGGCGCACTGTAAAGATAAGCCTCTCATTGTCTGGACGAGTAGTTAAATATTGATGGGAGAACACATCAGCTGAGGGAGACTGAAGTATAGAACCACTGTGAGTGGTCACATTTTAAATTCAGGCTAACAAAATGTTTATGAGAACACATGGCTATGTCTTTcatagaacaaaacaaaaagaacatgtAGCTTTTTCGTGTAGAAGCAGTAAACGTTTCACTGTCGTATCGTACCTGGTCACCTGTGAGTGCTTTAGGGGTCATGGGCTCTGGGTCAGATGTTGATAACCTGGGTGATTTGGGTTCCTCCTGAGGCTTAGAGCAGAGCTCCTCGGCTTCAGATGTGATTTCTGGAACAACAACGTCTCAAGGTCAGGTTGCGTTAACAGCAGAGATGGGATTATGCAATACAAAAAGGAAGAAGAGCGCCATAGCACTGCATTTCACACAGCCAATGAGGGAACAGAGTGTGCAGTTCAAAGGACAAGCTCATTCCTATAGTGCTAACGAGGGTTGACCACTGTTTGTTACCAGGTAGAGGCACAACCTACCCTGGAAGCTGGGTCTGGCTTCGGGCTTCGTGGCCCAGCATCGCTGCATGAGGGTCAGGAAACCTGTGCAGGCTGAAGGTCGACATCGTGGCACCGCTCCCAGGTCTGGACGCACCCCTTTCACCACCTTCACCATGATCTGCAGGATATTGTTCTCTCCTGAGGGGCAAAATCATGCAGTACTTCAGTTTCTAAAAGTCATTTTTGTTTGACTCAAAAAGCACATGGTCAAAAGTCCGAGTCTGCTTTAATGCCTTTTCTGGTAATGACATATAGAACCAGCGTCTATTGTTACGCCATCATCACTTCTTTATCATCGCCTTTCTGTATCCTCAGATAGAGAAGTGCGTGGTCTGTTGTTTCCCACGGAAGCACTCCGAGCTCCTCGTCTAGCCAATTCTATCTGAATGTGGGATCAGCCAAGTCAATGATTCAGAACAAACAGGTGGAGGCTTTACAGCTACTTCACCTCCTTTTGTAGCCGTAATACCCTTTGCAGGTGGAGGAGGAAAACGGGAAGGGATGGTAGCCAGGCCACTTATCACTTTTTAATTATATCTGGATCAACAGAGGCGGTGCCAGTGCCAACCCAGCTACCTCACCTAGGCACCGGGCTTCAGAAAGTGAACTGCTACCTGATACgcctgggaaaaaaaacatcgcGCTTGCCAGTCTGGCCCTGTCCACCTGCCTCCTCTGGAATTTACAGAGTAAACACACACTACAGCTTCTGTGTGCAgagccccacacacacacaaacacaccttgAAAGGTGCAACTATTTTTACCTTGTGTTAACTGGAAATTTAGAGAGTCGACTCCAGCTAGTAAAATGATACAACTAGATTGAAAGTCGATTTATTAAGTAGAAGCTTGTGTAGAATTGTAGTTTAGAGCTTCTGTTATTAATAAGCAAAGTTGTTAATAATTTATTTAGCCAGTTCAGCCATCGCTTGTGGCCAAACTACAGAAGAAAGTATTTCTATTGAGTACATTTATGCTCCGTCTGTCACCCCCACCATCAAGCAGAGCCACTCCAGTGGAAAATGGGGAGACACAAAGTTGAtgagaatttaaaaaagaaaaaaggttttcTGATGATAATAATACTGACCTGTTTTCTAAAACTCATCATTGACCTTTTATTTGTTACTGATTGATTACAGATGTTACAGAGGTAGGGGAGGCATGGCACACGAACTCTTACATCTGCTGTTCTAGCTAAACTATCAGACTGACATTGGTGATCATAAAAGACACGGTTGGTTGGATATCTTTTTTTAACTCCACTGCAAGGCTCACCTTGATAGGGTTTCTTCTGTGTGAGAATCCCCCAGATCACAATAGAGAAACTGGAAAACAggcaaaaatataaatataaatatatataaatcttttaTGGAATAGGTCTGAGATGTCAGGTTGTGCAGCAGTCCGTAGAAGACAGTGTGTAAATAAAGTACATTTACCCTACTCTACAGGTTCTACTTTAGGGAATGAAATTTCTATTTCCACTGTAGGAATAAGTTATTTGTTTCCTTTAACAGAGAAAATATCGTACCAAATCCATGTGATTAATCTTAGTATGAGTCAGAGCTTAACTGAACACACAAAATGtcccaaccaaaaaaaaaaacaaaaaacccccctgcGTTCATACAAAAAGctttgcatgaaaaaaaaagcctaaCCTGTAAACATCGTGCTTGGTGTCCGACACTCTGTCCTTCTCTATGATGCTCTCAGGGGGAAGGTAGGCAATAGTGCCGCAGAAGCCGTCTCTACTGATGTCATCAGCCCGT
This window harbors:
- the ripk4 gene encoding receptor-interacting serine/threonine-protein kinase 4; its protein translation is MDMDVPDSPHGNMGLLRTFDSSEFGSWEKIGSGGFGQVYKVRHVQWKTWLAIKCPPCLHVDDKDRSELLEEAKKMEAAKFRYILPVYGICEDPQGLVMEYMETGSLETLLANEPLPWELRFRIIHETAVGMNFLHCMNPPLLHLDLKPANILLDAHYHVKISDFGLARWNGLSRADDISRDGFCGTIAYLPPESIIEKDRVSDTKHDVYSFSIVIWGILTQKKPYQGENNILQIMVKVVKGVRPDLGAVPRCRPSACTGFLTLMQRCWATKPEARPSFQEITSEAEELCSKPQEEPKSPRLSTSDPEPMTPKALTGDQVNDNKPVRPKSAMLPEKDYSLSELLSQVDSGISRSFDRVKEDSCHSKESTCKRLSGISSADSAFSSQDSITLSFEKEGTYDSAEVQKRKLCEAIRNKDTAKLMKILQPQDVDLLLDGGDSLLHHAINLGNDEAVKFLLLNNANPNLANARGSTPLHLATEKHLKSLAELLLGRRSTNVNAKDEDQYTALHWAAQNGDEAITRLLLDRAAAINETDGQGRTPAHVACQHGQENVFRVLLSRGADVQIKGKDNWTALHYAAWQGHLGIVKLLVKQAGADVDGQTTDGRTPLHLASQRGQYRVARILIELGADVHMTSAGSKTPLHVAAETGHTSTSRLLIKHQADINAQSAHGLTPLHLASQRGHLPTVKMLIEEGADPYKANSALRTPCHMAAEGGHCEVLKELLHHCPDGANLSDEQGLSPLHLAVQGGHSNIITMLLPQDCQDLVAESSVQPAAEEPAPAEARHLQRKVVILKLTEHSDKDCPQSVSAHCASAPC